One genomic region from Fictibacillus marinisediminis encodes:
- a CDS encoding peptidoglycan-binding domain-containing protein: MSMKKSLICFSAAGFLALQALLPTAASASSGVKSENANVADPYPGHVIKYGDRGSDVRKVQTQLIKNRIPITVDGIFGEVTLQKVKQFQYYRYLKTDGIVGPSTWNALYHTPVPYPGHAIKKGDRGMDVTWIQARLNDAGGSIKIDGIFGSKTEAKVKEFQQKHHLAVDGIVGRESWEVLFNYEE; this comes from the coding sequence ATGAGCATGAAAAAATCGTTGATCTGTTTCTCGGCAGCAGGATTTCTTGCACTACAAGCTTTACTCCCAACTGCAGCGAGCGCATCGTCCGGTGTAAAATCAGAAAATGCGAATGTGGCTGATCCTTATCCCGGCCACGTCATTAAATACGGGGATCGTGGTTCTGATGTCAGGAAAGTACAAACACAACTAATCAAAAATAGAATCCCGATTACGGTTGATGGAATCTTTGGAGAGGTGACGCTTCAGAAAGTGAAGCAGTTTCAATACTATCGCTATCTTAAGACAGATGGGATAGTGGGTCCTTCCACATGGAATGCTCTCTATCACACGCCAGTCCCCTATCCGGGGCACGCCATTAAGAAAGGTGACCGAGGAATGGATGTGACGTGGATTCAGGCACGTTTAAACGATGCGGGCGGTTCTATTAAAATTGATGGCATCTTTGGATCGAAAACAGAAGCGAAAGTTAAGGAATTTCAACAAAAACATCACCTTGCAGTCGACGGTATCGTTGGCCGGGAATCATGGGAAGTGTTGTTTAATTACGAGGAGTAG
- a CDS encoding AraC family transcriptional regulator: protein MTVTVKELPEYEVAYVRRVGSYFEPPEHWGQLFQWAFGNELFPPQQQFIGISLDNPELVEDQECRHDACVTIPKDFQKEEHPDVSFKKLDAGAYAVYSFYDTPDKLNQAYQFMFAVWLPASEYEPDFSRHNLEFNLNNPAEDPEGRCKVDLFVPIKKCG, encoded by the coding sequence ATGACAGTGACCGTTAAAGAATTACCGGAATATGAAGTTGCGTATGTCAGACGAGTCGGGTCTTACTTTGAGCCGCCAGAGCATTGGGGTCAATTGTTTCAGTGGGCGTTCGGCAATGAGCTTTTTCCTCCGCAGCAGCAGTTTATCGGAATCTCGCTTGATAATCCCGAGCTGGTAGAAGATCAAGAATGCCGTCATGATGCCTGTGTGACGATTCCAAAAGATTTTCAAAAAGAAGAGCATCCTGATGTTTCATTTAAGAAATTGGATGCCGGAGCATATGCCGTGTACTCCTTTTATGACACACCGGATAAACTGAATCAGGCTTATCAGTTTATGTTTGCAGTGTGGCTGCCTGCCAGTGAGTATGAGCCGGATTTTTCACGTCATAATTTAGAGTTTAACCTGAATAATCCTGCAGAGGATCCGGAAGGGAGATGCAAGGTCGATTTGTTTGTTCCCATCAAAAAATGCGGGTGA
- a CDS encoding VOC family protein: MKLNHLNLCVNDLAEAQHFFEHFLGFQTKVQKSDVSTVMDDGEGFLLVLTSMGEEPPKYPNGFHVGFYVETSEKVDEMYEQLKAAKVSVGNRQSSESDPWWVYVLFSCAERHYV, from the coding sequence ATGAAGCTTAACCATTTGAATCTATGTGTGAATGATTTAGCAGAAGCACAGCATTTTTTTGAACACTTCTTAGGATTTCAAACAAAAGTGCAAAAGAGCGATGTGAGTACGGTTATGGATGATGGTGAGGGATTTCTGCTGGTATTGACCAGTATGGGAGAAGAGCCTCCAAAGTATCCGAATGGTTTTCACGTTGGCTTTTATGTAGAAACGAGCGAAAAAGTGGATGAAATGTATGAACAGCTAAAAGCTGCAAAGGTTTCTGTTGGCAATCGGCAATCATCCGAGAGTGATCCGTGGTGGGTATACGTTTTATTTTCATGCGCTGAACGACATTATGTTTGA
- a CDS encoding FMN-binding negative transcriptional regulator gives MYIPKPFEINDGEMMFDVIEQYSFATVISQHEGVPFATHLPLVLDREKRMLYGHFARPNHQWKDIEQQKVLVIFQGPHCYVSPSWYETREAVPTWNYVTVHVYGEIQVIQDEQEMAETLFSMVKQYEDPESSYDVNDLDPHYISGMQKGIVGFKLAVTSMEGKAKLSQNHPLKRQQMVMEKLSKQPGENERRIAELMKENLKQASINRQE, from the coding sequence TTGTATATTCCCAAGCCCTTTGAAATAAACGATGGAGAAATGATGTTTGATGTTATCGAACAGTATAGTTTTGCCACGGTCATTTCTCAGCATGAAGGTGTTCCTTTTGCCACACATCTTCCCTTGGTGCTAGACCGTGAGAAACGTATGCTTTATGGCCATTTTGCCCGGCCGAATCATCAGTGGAAAGATATTGAACAGCAGAAGGTCCTTGTTATCTTTCAAGGACCTCATTGCTATGTTTCTCCTTCCTGGTATGAGACCCGGGAAGCGGTGCCGACCTGGAATTATGTAACCGTCCATGTGTATGGGGAAATCCAGGTTATACAGGATGAGCAAGAGATGGCTGAAACCCTCTTTAGCATGGTGAAGCAATATGAGGATCCTGAGAGTTCTTATGATGTTAACGATTTGGACCCACATTACATATCAGGGATGCAGAAAGGGATTGTCGGATTTAAGCTTGCCGTTACGAGTATGGAGGGAAAAGCAAAATTGAGTCAAAACCATCCATTAAAACGGCAGCAAATGGTGATGGAGAAACTGAGTAAGCAGCCTGGTGAAAACGAGAGACGGATTGCTGAGCTGATGAAAGAAAATCTCAAACAAGCTTCAATAAATCGGCAAGAATAA
- a CDS encoding GNAT family N-acetyltransferase, translating into MFFQNGKLSVRQLAYEDRFVLAKWLSDPSVLEFYEGRDRPHDVYKVIQKFFKKEDETVGCIVEYDGIDIGYIQFYKLDVEAKHAYGYRDETVYGMDQFLGEARYRDRGIGTDLVAGMLEYLVNDKQAQVIIMDPQTWNKRAIRCYEKCGFKKVKVLAEHEWHEGKYRDCWLIEFRPDKEEVS; encoded by the coding sequence GTGTTCTTTCAAAATGGAAAGCTAAGCGTACGGCAGCTCGCTTATGAAGATCGGTTCGTATTGGCTAAGTGGCTTTCAGATCCATCTGTCCTGGAATTTTATGAAGGCAGGGACCGCCCTCACGATGTCTATAAAGTGATACAGAAGTTTTTTAAAAAAGAAGACGAGACGGTTGGCTGTATTGTTGAGTACGATGGAATAGACATTGGATACATTCAATTTTATAAACTGGATGTTGAAGCAAAACATGCATACGGATACCGTGATGAAACGGTATATGGGATGGATCAGTTCCTCGGGGAAGCTCGTTATCGTGATAGAGGGATTGGGACAGACTTGGTGGCAGGGATGCTGGAGTACCTAGTAAACGATAAGCAGGCTCAGGTCATTATTATGGATCCGCAAACCTGGAATAAACGGGCCATTCGGTGCTATGAGAAATGCGGATTTAAAAAAGTAAAAGTACTGGCTGAACATGAGTGGCATGAAGGAAAGTACAGGGATTGCTGGCTCATTGAGTTCCGGCCGGATAAGGAGGAAGTATCATGA
- a CDS encoding DinB family protein, with protein MKTLFRYNWQVREDWYKWCEGVPEAELLKVRTGSVGGILHTLFHIIDVEWSWIRGLQEKPDFQETFDGYQSLEKVRKLDAEFKPEVENFVLAWKDSMEERILHDTRPDGRKVTFTHGEIMRHVIAHEIHHIGQLSVWAREIGTKPVTANLIDRGLNITIQ; from the coding sequence ATGAAGACGCTGTTTCGTTACAACTGGCAAGTCAGGGAGGATTGGTACAAATGGTGTGAGGGTGTTCCTGAAGCTGAACTACTAAAAGTTCGTACAGGCAGTGTGGGAGGCATCTTACATACGCTCTTTCATATCATCGATGTCGAGTGGAGCTGGATTCGTGGATTACAGGAAAAACCTGATTTTCAGGAGACTTTTGATGGATATCAATCCCTTGAAAAAGTCAGAAAACTGGACGCCGAGTTTAAGCCTGAAGTGGAAAATTTTGTTCTTGCCTGGAAAGACAGTATGGAAGAACGAATTTTGCATGATACCCGACCTGATGGAAGGAAAGTGACATTCACCCATGGAGAAATCATGCGCCATGTGATCGCCCACGAAATCCATCACATCGGACAATTGTCGGTTTGGGCGAGGGAGATCGGAACGAAACCAGTAACTGCTAACCTGATTGATCGGGGACTGAACATAACAATTCAATAG
- a CDS encoding ArsR/SmtB family transcription factor, whose amino-acid sequence MQLIEIDTKVKFLRGFADKTRIQILEALMDEEKTVSQIVEAINGNQSNISQHLACLKGCGIIVGRQEGRYCYYRIRNQQVRELLNMFNVVLADVQNDVACCDSHID is encoded by the coding sequence ATGCAATTGATCGAAATTGATACAAAGGTAAAATTTCTACGTGGTTTTGCTGATAAAACACGAATTCAAATATTAGAGGCGTTAATGGATGAAGAAAAAACTGTATCTCAAATCGTAGAAGCGATCAACGGAAATCAATCCAACATATCACAACATCTCGCCTGTCTTAAAGGTTGTGGCATTATTGTAGGAAGACAGGAAGGAAGATATTGTTATTATCGTATCCGCAATCAGCAGGTCCGTGAACTGCTTAACATGTTTAACGTTGTTCTTGCCGACGTTCAAAATGATGTCGCTTGTTGTGACAGTCATATAGATTAG
- a CDS encoding heavy metal translocating P-type ATPase codes for MSNQCSGSDKKPQTKKDSCCSGGEATEAIAKEKTTSCCSSEPQIKETSIVPSLDSEKMEFRVQGMDCPACAKTIEKGIRTLTDIKEVHVNYSTAKMQVVAHNLSAFDPIEGQIKKLGYTVEPINEKRKLKTYTVEGMDCGSCAKSIENHLNLHSSVQSVNVNFSTGKMKIEHTNSPEEIVSEVSKIGFKATLDTSRTASQPVQKKNENGLLIGSGLLIALGFAGSFTGVSTLMSSILYAVAMILSGYKPVKSAYYSLRSRSLDMNVLMSAAAIGAAFIGEWLEGATVVWLFALGNVLQNKSIEQTRNSIRNLMDLAPPEAWVQAGLDVVKKTVEDISIGDVIIVKPGDKIPLDGEVFKGESSVNQAPITGESIPVDKQSGDNVYAGTINEHGTLEIKVTKLVEDTTISKIIHLVEEAQEQKAPTEAFIDKFAAIYTPIVFGLALLIMVLPPLLTLGTWGDWFYKGLELLVIACPCALVISTPVAIVSAIGNAAKNGILIKGGTFLEKAGAITAIAFDKTGTLTEGKPKVSKVEVLEGTEEELLSIAFTLENYSTHPIAKAIVDYAKSQGISSKEGELYKSIVGKGVQAAIDGVNYYAGNLTLFKEMTVSLDQLNQNVLELQNQGKTIVIIGTEQKIIGLIAVSDTIRESTISSLKALKERGIRETVMLTGDNEGTAKMIASEANVSRYFAELLPEDKVTAIKKLQSEGYKVAMVGDGINDAPALAAADLGIAMGGAGTDTAMETADIVLMADNLDKLPHTMKLSKNALSIIKQNIWFSIIIKAIALGLIFPGWLTLWMAVLSDTGAALIVILNALRLLKDKE; via the coding sequence ATGTCAAACCAATGCTCCGGCTCTGATAAAAAGCCACAAACGAAAAAGGATAGCTGCTGTTCAGGTGGGGAAGCCACAGAAGCAATAGCCAAGGAGAAAACAACCAGCTGTTGTTCTTCTGAGCCACAAATAAAAGAAACGAGTATTGTACCTTCCCTTGATAGTGAAAAAATGGAGTTTAGAGTCCAGGGAATGGATTGTCCTGCTTGTGCAAAAACCATTGAAAAAGGGATTCGCACACTAACGGATATAAAAGAAGTCCATGTTAATTACAGTACTGCGAAAATGCAAGTCGTTGCACACAATCTCTCAGCCTTTGATCCCATCGAAGGCCAAATTAAGAAGCTCGGCTATACTGTGGAGCCGATTAATGAGAAAAGAAAACTTAAGACCTACACGGTAGAAGGAATGGATTGCGGTAGTTGTGCTAAAAGTATCGAAAATCATTTAAACCTCCACTCTTCTGTTCAAAGCGTAAATGTTAATTTTTCGACGGGGAAAATGAAAATTGAACATACAAATAGTCCAGAAGAAATCGTTTCAGAAGTTTCTAAGATTGGGTTTAAAGCTACGTTAGATACTAGCCGTACAGCAAGTCAGCCTGTCCAAAAGAAGAATGAAAATGGTTTGCTCATTGGTTCAGGCCTGTTGATTGCACTTGGTTTTGCTGGTTCCTTTACAGGTGTATCCACATTGATGTCCTCGATCCTCTATGCTGTTGCCATGATTCTGAGTGGATATAAACCTGTGAAAAGTGCTTACTATTCGTTAAGAAGCCGTTCTTTAGACATGAATGTATTAATGTCAGCGGCAGCAATTGGGGCAGCTTTTATTGGTGAGTGGCTGGAAGGTGCCACTGTGGTTTGGTTATTTGCATTGGGCAACGTATTGCAGAATAAGTCCATTGAACAAACAAGAAATTCGATTCGCAATCTTATGGATCTAGCTCCTCCAGAAGCCTGGGTTCAAGCCGGCTTAGATGTTGTTAAAAAAACCGTAGAGGATATCTCGATTGGTGATGTCATTATTGTTAAACCAGGTGACAAGATTCCTTTGGATGGAGAGGTATTTAAAGGGGAATCCAGTGTTAATCAAGCACCGATTACAGGTGAATCCATCCCTGTTGATAAGCAATCAGGAGACAACGTGTATGCAGGAACCATTAATGAACACGGAACGCTTGAAATCAAGGTAACAAAGCTAGTCGAAGATACGACTATTTCCAAAATCATTCACTTGGTGGAAGAAGCTCAGGAGCAAAAAGCACCCACTGAAGCCTTTATTGATAAATTCGCAGCCATCTATACGCCGATTGTATTTGGATTGGCATTACTTATCATGGTCCTTCCGCCATTATTAACATTAGGAACGTGGGGTGATTGGTTTTATAAAGGGCTTGAATTATTGGTGATTGCTTGTCCATGTGCACTGGTGATCTCTACTCCAGTGGCCATTGTGTCAGCCATCGGGAATGCTGCAAAGAATGGAATCTTAATCAAAGGTGGGACCTTCTTAGAAAAAGCGGGTGCCATCACAGCTATCGCGTTTGATAAAACAGGAACCTTAACTGAGGGTAAACCAAAAGTATCAAAAGTTGAAGTGCTGGAAGGTACAGAAGAAGAACTGTTATCCATCGCCTTCACATTAGAGAATTATTCCACTCATCCAATTGCTAAAGCCATTGTGGATTACGCGAAGTCCCAAGGAATTTCTTCTAAAGAAGGAGAGTTATATAAAAGCATTGTTGGGAAAGGCGTCCAAGCCGCGATTGATGGAGTGAATTATTACGCAGGAAACCTAACTCTATTTAAAGAAATGACGGTCTCACTGGATCAGCTTAACCAAAATGTACTGGAGCTGCAGAACCAAGGGAAAACGATTGTGATCATTGGTACGGAACAAAAGATCATTGGTTTGATTGCCGTGTCGGATACCATCCGAGAATCTACCATCTCTTCGTTAAAAGCATTAAAAGAAAGAGGAATACGCGAGACCGTCATGTTAACGGGGGATAACGAAGGTACCGCTAAAATGATTGCCTCTGAAGCAAATGTGAGTCGTTACTTTGCTGAATTATTGCCAGAAGATAAAGTAACCGCAATCAAGAAGCTGCAAAGCGAAGGGTACAAGGTAGCCATGGTCGGTGATGGAATTAATGATGCCCCTGCACTGGCCGCCGCTGATCTAGGAATTGCGATGGGTGGAGCGGGAACGGATACTGCCATGGAGACCGCGGACATTGTTTTAATGGCTGATAATCTTGATAAGCTGCCTCATACCATGAAATTGAGTAAAAATGCGTTATCCATCATCAAGCAAAACATTTGGTTTTCCATCATCATAAAGGCTATTGCATTAGGATTGATATTCCCTGGCTGGCTTACGCTCTGGATGGCGGTATTAAGTGATACAGGGGCAGCATTAATCGTTATTTTAAATGCTTTAAGGCTATTAAAGGATAAAGAATGA
- a CDS encoding PCYCGC domain-containing protein has protein sequence MKIKSLAVLLSLSFLIACSNKEPQKREENHQEHEQSQSHETSDIREETGKVESLPSFLMKQPKEIQVIYQAAAKHKELLEKIPCYCGCGEEANHKNNYDCFVHENKKNGAIVWDDHGTKCGVCLEIAAQSVMDYSKGKSVKEIRENIDKTYEKGYAKPTPTPTI, from the coding sequence ATGAAAATTAAATCACTTGCCGTCCTACTCTCCTTATCTTTTCTAATTGCCTGTTCCAATAAAGAACCTCAAAAAAGGGAAGAAAATCATCAAGAGCATGAACAATCTCAATCTCATGAAACCTCCGATATTAGAGAGGAAACAGGAAAAGTTGAATCTTTGCCTTCTTTTTTGATGAAACAGCCAAAAGAGATACAGGTAATTTATCAGGCTGCTGCTAAACATAAAGAACTCCTCGAGAAGATTCCTTGTTACTGCGGCTGTGGAGAAGAAGCAAACCATAAAAATAATTACGATTGCTTCGTCCATGAAAATAAAAAGAATGGTGCAATAGTTTGGGATGATCACGGAACAAAATGTGGGGTATGTCTGGAAATCGCTGCACAATCAGTAATGGATTACAGCAAAGGAAAATCAGTAAAGGAAATTAGAGAGAACATCGATAAAACATATGAGAAGGGTTATGCAAAACCAACACCTACCCCTACCATATAA
- a CDS encoding DMT family transporter, whose translation MKGILFALFGGIFISLQGVANSRIGQDIGTWQAATVTQMTGFILAMILMIFFRDRTWQKFKLVKPLYLFGGTFAAVVIFSNVTAIHKVGVTLTISALLIAQLSVAFLTDSYGWFGTAKQRMRMPQFIGIGMMITGVLILSM comes from the coding sequence ATGAAAGGAATACTTTTTGCGTTGTTCGGAGGTATCTTCATTTCCCTTCAAGGTGTGGCCAATTCCCGGATCGGCCAGGATATTGGCACATGGCAAGCGGCCACAGTTACCCAGATGACAGGATTTATTTTAGCGATGATCCTCATGATTTTCTTCAGAGATCGTACTTGGCAAAAATTCAAACTTGTGAAACCGCTGTATTTGTTTGGGGGAACGTTTGCTGCTGTCGTGATCTTCAGTAATGTAACAGCCATCCATAAGGTAGGTGTGACCCTGACCATCTCTGCTCTCTTGATCGCTCAGTTAAGCGTTGCTTTTTTAACAGACAGCTACGGCTGGTTTGGAACGGCGAAACAGAGAATGAGGATGCCGCAGTTCATCGGAATTGGTATGATGATTACAGGTGTGCTGATTTTAAGCATGTGA
- a CDS encoding Crp/Fnr family transcriptional regulator: MKKINDRELLELYLSDHHIESIFHSQLMPYLKLYHFKPGELICSQGEPAQYIYVLVKGKVKVYTTSPEGKTLILSFKTPLEVIGDIEYVRGTDTVNTVEAVSPVTMIGIHHRWLKKYACDDSAFLNFLLKIITEKFYVKSNSLRFNLLYPVEVRLASYLLSVSFDESDSLLTGQHSTRSLKDAANLIGTSYRHLNRVIQQFCAEGLVERNSGGILVKDREGLRALANDNIYE; encoded by the coding sequence ATGAAAAAAATCAATGATCGAGAGCTGCTTGAATTATATTTAAGTGATCATCATATAGAATCTATATTTCATTCGCAATTGATGCCGTATTTGAAGTTATATCATTTCAAGCCGGGTGAGCTCATCTGTTCACAGGGAGAACCCGCACAGTATATTTATGTACTGGTGAAGGGGAAGGTAAAAGTGTACACCACCTCACCAGAAGGCAAAACACTCATTCTTTCGTTTAAAACACCGCTTGAAGTGATCGGGGACATTGAATATGTACGGGGTACAGATACGGTGAATACAGTGGAGGCTGTATCTCCTGTCACGATGATCGGTATTCATCATCGCTGGCTGAAAAAATACGCTTGTGATGATTCAGCGTTCCTGAATTTTTTATTGAAAATCATTACGGAAAAATTCTATGTGAAATCCAATTCTTTACGCTTTAATCTGCTCTATCCGGTGGAAGTTCGTCTGGCGAGTTATCTCTTGTCGGTCTCGTTTGATGAATCGGATTCCTTATTAACGGGGCAGCACAGTACCCGAAGCTTGAAAGATGCTGCGAATTTAATCGGAACGAGCTACAGGCATCTGAACCGGGTCATCCAGCAATTTTGTGCAGAAGGATTGGTTGAAAGGAACAGCGGAGGAATTCTTGTAAAAGATCGGGAAGGCTTGCGGGCATTGGCCAATGACAATATCTATGAATAA
- a CDS encoding DMT family transporter, which yields MLLGIIFALIAGALVGLQNIFNSKVNEHAGSWATNVLVLGLGFIASLTLGLIFEGKQLFHLHHMQTWYWFSGVIGVGVVTCVVQGVKRLRPTIAISIVLASQLGFALFLDSVGALGLKPVPFTFKELIGVLIIIGGIIVFKFSGEQETQQSQKAS from the coding sequence ATGCTTTTAGGGATCATTTTTGCGCTGATTGCAGGAGCGCTCGTCGGCCTGCAAAACATTTTCAATAGTAAGGTCAATGAACATGCGGGATCCTGGGCAACGAATGTCCTGGTTTTGGGTCTGGGATTCATTGCATCACTGACGCTTGGTTTAATCTTTGAAGGGAAACAATTATTCCATCTGCACCATATGCAAACGTGGTATTGGTTCAGCGGTGTGATTGGAGTAGGAGTGGTGACCTGTGTGGTGCAAGGGGTCAAACGGCTCCGGCCAACGATTGCTATCTCCATTGTCCTGGCATCACAGCTTGGATTTGCCCTGTTTTTGGACTCGGTGGGCGCCTTAGGCTTGAAACCGGTGCCTTTTACCTTTAAAGAGCTGATTGGAGTGCTGATCATCATCGGAGGCATCATTGTTTTTAAATTCAGCGGTGAGCAAGAGACTCAGCAATCGCAGAAAGCCTCATGA
- a CDS encoding YjjG family noncanonical pyrimidine nucleotidase: MKTYKTLLFDVDDTLLDFGAAESTALRMLCEEQLITFTSELETLYKKINQGLWQAFEEGEIERAEVLNTRFSLLLKEYGHEADGLLLEETYRRFLSEGNQLIEGALELITVLQDRFDLYIVTNGVSKTQDKRLRSSGLHPLFKGIFVSEDTGYQKPMKEYFDYVFARIPDFSLDQGLIIGDSLNADMKGGLLAGLDTCWFNPKKKTNHTDMVPTYEIQKLGELYQILGQ; this comes from the coding sequence ATGAAAACTTACAAAACACTGTTATTTGATGTTGATGATACGCTGTTGGACTTCGGTGCGGCAGAGAGCACAGCCCTTCGCATGTTGTGTGAAGAGCAGCTGATTACATTTACCTCAGAACTGGAGACCCTTTATAAGAAAATAAACCAGGGGCTTTGGCAAGCTTTTGAAGAAGGGGAAATCGAAAGGGCAGAGGTTCTCAACACCCGTTTTTCTCTTTTATTAAAAGAGTACGGCCATGAGGCGGATGGGCTTTTGCTTGAAGAAACCTACCGTCGATTTTTAAGTGAAGGGAACCAGCTGATCGAAGGAGCATTGGAATTGATCACAGTGCTGCAAGATCGTTTTGATCTATATATTGTGACAAACGGTGTTTCCAAAACACAAGACAAACGGTTGAGAAGTTCGGGACTGCATCCACTGTTCAAAGGTATTTTTGTTTCCGAGGACACGGGGTATCAAAAGCCAATGAAAGAGTACTTTGATTATGTTTTTGCACGAATCCCCGATTTTTCTCTAGACCAAGGATTGATCATCGGTGATTCCTTAAATGCGGATATGAAAGGCGGACTGCTGGCCGGGCTCGATACCTGCTGGTTTAATCCCAAAAAGAAAACCAACCATACGGATATGGTTCCGACTTATGAAATACAGAAGCTTGGTGAGCTGTATCAGATATTGGGGCAATAA
- a CDS encoding cation:proton antiporter — translation MLILQIAIILIASKIAGSLSVRLGQPSVLGKLIIGIVLGPSVLGLVNETETLNEFSQIGVIFLMFIAGLETDLDEFKRTGKASTFVGFGGIIVPLVLGYLAGMALHLSVLEAVFLGLVLSATSVSISVQALKEMNQLKTPEGTTILGAAVIDDVVVIIALAFLMSFAGGDVNLTTVILKKLLFFAGAILTGWKVVPYFLNKFSSLKVTETVISSALIICFVFAYFAEYTGVAAIIGAYIAGVAVSVTNFKQEVFEKVETIGYSLFVPIFFTSIGITAEFSGITENIGLIITLSLIAVLTKLIGASIGAKAAGFSWNSSLGIGSAMVSRGEVALIISAIGLESKLLSQDMFAVIVVVVLVTTIVTPPMMKIFFKSKIKKGVNTV, via the coding sequence ATGTTAATACTGCAAATCGCCATTATTTTAATTGCTTCCAAAATAGCGGGAAGCCTGAGTGTAAGATTAGGACAGCCTTCAGTTCTTGGAAAACTTATCATTGGGATTGTTCTTGGACCTTCGGTATTGGGATTAGTGAACGAGACAGAGACGTTAAATGAATTTAGCCAAATCGGTGTGATTTTCTTAATGTTTATTGCCGGGTTGGAAACGGATCTGGATGAGTTTAAAAGGACAGGTAAAGCATCCACGTTTGTGGGCTTCGGAGGTATCATTGTTCCCCTTGTTTTAGGATATTTAGCAGGTATGGCATTACACCTATCCGTATTGGAAGCTGTATTTTTAGGGCTCGTTCTTTCTGCAACAAGCGTAAGTATTTCTGTTCAGGCACTCAAGGAGATGAACCAATTAAAAACACCTGAAGGAACAACAATCTTAGGTGCCGCTGTGATTGATGATGTAGTCGTTATCATCGCTTTGGCATTCTTAATGAGTTTTGCTGGCGGAGATGTCAATTTAACAACGGTTATTCTTAAGAAACTTTTATTCTTCGCAGGAGCTATTCTTACAGGATGGAAGGTCGTCCCTTACTTTTTAAACAAGTTTTCTTCATTAAAAGTCACAGAAACGGTGATTTCATCCGCTCTGATTATTTGTTTCGTTTTTGCCTATTTCGCAGAATATACAGGAGTTGCAGCGATCATTGGTGCGTACATCGCCGGAGTAGCGGTTAGCGTGACCAACTTCAAACAAGAGGTTTTTGAAAAAGTTGAAACGATCGGATATTCTCTCTTTGTTCCTATTTTCTTTACCTCCATCGGAATTACAGCAGAGTTTTCAGGGATTACGGAAAATATAGGTCTTATCATAACCCTTAGTTTAATCGCGGTCCTAACCAAATTAATCGGAGCTTCAATAGGAGCAAAAGCGGCCGGATTCAGCTGGAACAGCTCACTCGGAATTGGTTCCGCCATGGTCTCTCGTGGCGAAGTAGCGTTGATCATTTCCGCTATTGGTCTAGAATCAAAGCTATTGAGCCAAGACATGTTTGCTGTCATTGTTGTCGTCGTTCTTGTGACAACTATTGTTACACCACCTATGATGAAAATCTTTTTCAAATCAAAAATTAAAAAGGGCGTCAATACTGTATAA
- a CDS encoding VOC family protein: MKKKIGHITILVKDFDEAVAFYTNQLGFELLTNVAFGNGHRWVTVAPSKESETAIVFVKGDTPDKAERIGSQASNHAFLVIQTDDCLRDYEEKKKKGVSFLGEPKEVPWGIEVVFEDLYGNRFDLLQHNGM; the protein is encoded by the coding sequence ATGAAGAAAAAAATTGGACATATCACCATCCTTGTTAAAGATTTTGATGAGGCGGTTGCTTTTTATACGAATCAGTTGGGATTTGAACTATTAACTAATGTAGCATTTGGCAATGGACACAGATGGGTTACAGTAGCTCCTTCAAAGGAATCAGAGACCGCCATCGTTTTTGTGAAGGGTGATACGCCGGATAAAGCTGAAAGAATCGGCAGCCAGGCCTCCAATCATGCCTTCTTAGTCATTCAAACGGATGATTGTTTACGTGATTATGAAGAAAAGAAGAAAAAAGGGGTGAGCTTTCTAGGCGAACCGAAGGAAGTTCCTTGGGGCATTGAAGTCGTTTTTGAAGATCTATATGGCAACCGATTTGATCTTCTGCAGCATAATGGCATGTAA